The following coding sequences are from one Collimonas arenae window:
- a CDS encoding efflux RND transporter permease subunit, translated as MNISKFFIDRPIFAGVLSAIILIGGLISMFSLPISEYPEVIPPSVIVKAQYPGANPQTIAETVATPIEEQINGVEGMLYMSSQATSDGLMTLTITFKLGTSPDLAQQLVQNRVNQALPRLPDVVQRLGVTTVKSSPNLTMVVHLLSPNDRYDMAYLRNYAVLNVKDRLARLPGIGSVQLFGSGDYSMRIWLDPRKVAERGLAASDVVDAIRQQNVNVAAGVIGASPAVPGVNYQISVNARGRLANEEEFGNIVIRTSPDGVVTYLKDVARIELGASDYALRSLLDNKQAVAIPIFQAPGSNALEISDNVRATMAELKKDMPEGVDYKIVYDPTQFVRSSIEAVVHTLLEAILLVVIVVIIFLQTWRASIIPLLAVPVSVIGTFAVMMGLGFSINALSLFGLVLAIGIVVDDAIVVVENVERNIENGLSAKEATYKAMREVSGPIVAIALTLCAVFVPLAFVSGLTGEFFKQFALTIAISTVISAFNSLTLSPALAALLLKGHGAKKDGFQRAIDRVFGGFFSVFNRVFHRGSVSYGEGVTGILKRKSAALGVYAVLIGLTMLLFHTVPNGFIPAQDKQYLVGFAQLPDAASLDRTEDVMRKMSEIALKQPGVESAVAFPGLSINGFVNSPNSGIVFTTLKPFDERRGADQSGVAIAQQLNQKFSAIQGAFIAVFPPPPVQGLGTIGGFKLQIEDRGALGNQALNDALQAFMEKAHKAPELAGMFSSFQINVPQLYADVDRVRAQQLGVSIPSVFDTLQIYLGSLYVNDFNKFGRTFQVRVQADAPFRAHAEDIGLLKARNDKGEMVPLSSLLKMTQSYGPDQAVRYNAFPSADVNGGPAPGYSTGQAQAAVERIAAETLPRGISYEWTEITYQDKIAGNTLFIILPLSILLVFFVLAAQYESLTLPLAVLLIVPMGILSAIAGVWLTRGDNNIFTQISLIVLVGLACKNAILIVEFAHELELQGRSIYAAAIEAARLRLRPILMTSIAFIAGVIPLILSSGAGAEMRHAMGVAVFSGMIGVTAFGLFLTPIFYVLLRTMASRWTSGKHETEAYTGPTHAPHGSVAPAIASTVQIEGA; from the coding sequence ATGAATATTTCAAAATTCTTTATCGACCGCCCCATTTTCGCGGGCGTGTTATCGGCGATCATCTTGATCGGCGGCCTGATTTCCATGTTCAGCCTGCCGATCTCCGAATACCCGGAAGTGATTCCGCCTTCGGTGATCGTCAAGGCGCAGTATCCAGGCGCCAACCCGCAAACCATCGCGGAAACCGTCGCCACACCGATCGAGGAACAGATCAACGGCGTCGAGGGCATGCTCTACATGTCGTCGCAAGCCACCTCGGACGGCCTGATGACGCTGACCATCACGTTCAAGCTCGGCACTTCGCCCGACCTAGCGCAGCAACTGGTGCAGAACCGCGTCAACCAGGCCTTGCCGCGCTTGCCGGATGTGGTGCAGCGGCTGGGCGTGACCACGGTCAAGAGCTCACCCAACCTGACCATGGTGGTGCACTTGCTGTCGCCTAACGACCGCTACGACATGGCCTACCTGCGCAATTACGCGGTGCTGAACGTCAAGGACCGGCTGGCGCGCCTGCCTGGCATCGGTTCGGTGCAGCTGTTCGGCTCCGGCGATTATTCGATGCGGATCTGGCTTGATCCACGCAAGGTCGCTGAACGCGGCCTGGCCGCCAGCGATGTAGTCGACGCCATCCGCCAGCAAAACGTCAATGTCGCCGCCGGCGTGATCGGCGCCTCGCCTGCCGTCCCAGGCGTCAATTACCAGATCTCGGTGAATGCCCGCGGCCGTCTGGCCAACGAGGAAGAATTTGGCAACATCGTGATCCGTACCTCACCGGATGGCGTGGTGACTTACCTGAAAGATGTGGCGCGCATCGAACTCGGCGCCAGCGATTACGCGTTGCGCTCACTGCTCGACAACAAGCAAGCGGTAGCAATTCCAATCTTCCAGGCCCCCGGCTCCAATGCATTGGAAATCTCCGACAACGTGCGTGCCACCATGGCCGAACTGAAGAAGGACATGCCGGAAGGTGTCGACTACAAGATCGTCTACGACCCGACACAATTCGTCCGTTCCTCGATCGAAGCCGTGGTGCATACCTTGCTGGAAGCGATCCTGCTGGTAGTGATCGTGGTGATCATCTTCCTGCAAACCTGGCGCGCTTCGATCATTCCGCTGCTGGCAGTGCCAGTCTCGGTGATCGGTACCTTTGCGGTGATGATGGGGTTGGGCTTCTCGATTAATGCGCTAAGCCTGTTTGGACTGGTACTGGCAATCGGGATCGTGGTTGACGACGCCATCGTGGTAGTGGAAAACGTCGAACGCAATATCGAAAACGGCCTGTCCGCCAAGGAAGCCACCTACAAGGCGATGCGTGAAGTCTCTGGACCAATCGTCGCGATTGCCCTGACTCTGTGTGCAGTGTTCGTGCCTCTGGCCTTTGTCAGCGGCCTGACCGGTGAATTCTTCAAACAGTTCGCCCTGACCATCGCCATCTCGACCGTGATTTCGGCATTCAATTCGCTGACCCTGTCGCCGGCCTTGGCTGCGTTGCTGCTGAAAGGCCACGGCGCCAAGAAGGACGGTTTCCAACGCGCCATCGATCGCGTCTTCGGCGGTTTCTTCTCGGTGTTCAACCGGGTATTCCATCGCGGCTCAGTGTCCTATGGCGAAGGCGTCACCGGCATCCTGAAGCGCAAGTCTGCAGCGCTCGGCGTGTATGCCGTGCTGATCGGCCTGACCATGCTGCTGTTCCACACTGTGCCGAACGGCTTCATTCCGGCGCAGGACAAGCAATACCTGGTCGGCTTCGCGCAATTGCCGGACGCCGCCTCGCTGGACCGCACCGAGGATGTGATGCGCAAGATGTCTGAAATCGCGCTGAAGCAGCCTGGCGTGGAATCGGCGGTGGCCTTCCCTGGCCTGTCGATCAATGGCTTCGTCAACAGCCCAAACTCCGGCATCGTGTTTACTACGCTCAAGCCGTTCGACGAGCGCCGCGGCGCCGACCAGAGCGGCGTGGCAATTGCGCAGCAGTTGAACCAGAAGTTCTCCGCGATCCAGGGCGCCTTCATCGCCGTATTTCCACCACCGCCAGTACAGGGCCTCGGCACCATCGGCGGCTTCAAGCTGCAGATTGAAGATCGTGGCGCACTGGGCAACCAGGCGTTGAACGATGCGTTGCAAGCATTCATGGAGAAAGCGCACAAAGCGCCGGAACTGGCTGGCATGTTTTCCAGCTTTCAGATCAACGTGCCGCAACTGTATGCCGATGTCGACCGGGTGCGCGCACAACAACTGGGCGTGTCTATCCCATCGGTATTCGACACCTTGCAGATCTATCTCGGCTCGCTGTACGTGAACGATTTCAACAAGTTCGGCCGCACCTTCCAGGTACGGGTCCAGGCTGATGCGCCGTTCCGCGCTCACGCAGAGGATATCGGCTTGCTGAAGGCGCGCAACGACAAGGGGGAAATGGTGCCGCTGTCGTCGCTGTTGAAGATGACGCAAAGCTACGGCCCGGATCAGGCGGTGCGCTACAACGCCTTCCCTTCGGCCGACGTCAACGGTGGTCCTGCGCCTGGCTATAGCACCGGCCAGGCCCAGGCTGCGGTGGAACGTATTGCCGCAGAAACGCTGCCACGCGGCATCAGCTACGAATGGACTGAAATCACCTATCAGGACAAGATTGCCGGCAATACGCTGTTCATCATCTTGCCGCTGTCGATCCTGCTGGTGTTCTTCGTACTGGCTGCACAGTATGAAAGCCTGACCTTGCCGCTAGCCGTGTTGCTGATCGTACCGATGGGGATTCTCTCGGCGATTGCCGGCGTCTGGCTGACGCGTGGCGACAACAATATCTTTACGCAGATCAGTCTGATCGTGCTGGTCGGGCTGGCGTGCAAGAACGCCATCCTGATTGTCGAGTTTGCACATGAATTGGAACTGCAAGGGCGCAGCATCTATGCCGCTGCGATTGAAGCTGCACGTTTGCGCTTGCGGCCGATCCTGATGACGTCGATCGCCTTCATTGCCGGTGTGATACCGCTCATCCTGTCTTCCGGCGCCGGCGCTGAAATGCGTCATGCGATGGGGGTCGCGGTGTTCTCGGGAATGATTGGAGTGACGGCGTTTGGCCTGTTCCTGACACCGATCTTTTACGTATTGTTGCGTACCATGGCATCGCGCTGGACCAGTGGTAAGCACGAAACCGAGGCCTACACCGGTCCTACGCATGCACCCCATGGCAGCGTTGCGCCTGCGATTGCCAGTACCGTGCAAATTGAAGGAGCCTGA
- a CDS encoding MFS transporter codes for MLRHHDFRRFWLTTTIASFGEQVSSLAIPLTAVLLLHATPEQMGLLIALQTLPFALFSLPAGVWLDRRSKYPVLLWSEFLFGCVLAVIPISYWLGLLSMHVIYAVGFLMGIGFVIGGSASQVFVAQLVGREQLLDAQGKFAATDSMARLIGPGIAGMLVQLLTAPVAVLVNAVSFLLSWWNLRYLKTRDPYPAPSSRHPFREMVDGIKMVRNHEVLWALAWGTALWQILFNGYLALQILFATHQLGMSPGLLGAAQTLGGLGVLVSSILLKPLSRRFGSGRTILIGLGGTAAAWLLLATIPSTIFGSSLLSALAYGVVVFVFDCSAMLYFMPYLALRLKLTPDAFHGRMVSTMRFMTVAAAPLGALSAGWIAEHLGVRSGLIAIATGASLLTFGLLKTSPLRDIRD; via the coding sequence ATGCTGCGTCATCACGACTTCCGCCGTTTCTGGTTGACCACCACTATCGCCAGCTTTGGCGAACAGGTCTCCAGCCTTGCCATTCCGCTGACGGCGGTACTGCTGCTGCACGCTACGCCGGAGCAGATGGGATTGCTGATTGCCTTGCAAACCTTGCCGTTCGCGCTGTTTTCGCTGCCGGCCGGAGTCTGGCTGGATCGCCGCAGCAAGTATCCGGTGCTGCTGTGGTCGGAATTCCTGTTCGGCTGCGTGCTGGCAGTGATTCCCATCAGTTATTGGCTGGGCCTGTTGTCCATGCATGTGATCTATGCGGTGGGATTCCTGATGGGAATAGGTTTTGTGATCGGCGGCAGCGCTTCCCAGGTATTCGTGGCGCAACTGGTGGGGCGCGAGCAATTGCTGGACGCCCAGGGCAAGTTCGCCGCCACGGATTCGATGGCGCGCCTGATCGGTCCCGGCATTGCCGGCATGCTGGTGCAGTTGTTGACGGCGCCGGTGGCGGTGCTGGTGAATGCTGTCAGCTTCCTGTTGTCGTGGTGGAATCTGCGCTACCTGAAGACGCGCGATCCTTATCCGGCGCCATCCAGCCGTCATCCGTTCCGTGAAATGGTCGATGGCATCAAGATGGTCAGGAATCATGAAGTGTTGTGGGCGTTGGCCTGGGGTACGGCGCTGTGGCAGATTCTGTTCAACGGCTATCTGGCCTTGCAGATATTGTTCGCCACGCACCAGTTGGGCATGTCGCCGGGATTGCTGGGCGCCGCGCAAACGCTGGGTGGCCTCGGCGTGCTGGTCAGTTCCATCTTGCTCAAGCCGCTCTCGCGGCGCTTCGGCAGCGGTCGCACCATCCTGATCGGCCTTGGCGGCACCGCCGCAGCGTGGTTGCTGCTGGCGACGATTCCATCCACCATTTTCGGCTCGTCCTTGCTGAGTGCGCTGGCTTACGGCGTGGTGGTGTTTGTGTTCGATTGCAGCGCGATGCTGTATTTCATGCCTTACCTGGCCTTGCGCCTGAAGCTGACGCCGGATGCGTTTCACGGCCGCATGGTGTCGACCATGCGTTTCATGACTGTGGCTGCGGCGCCGTTGGGCGCCTTGTCGGCCGGCTGGATCGCAGAACATCTTGGCGTGCGCAGTGGCCTGATCGCCATTGCGACGGGCGCCAGCTTGCTGACGTTCGGTTTGCTGAAGACTTCGCCCTTGCGCGATATCCGGGATTGA
- a CDS encoding efflux transporter outer membrane subunit has translation MKSFNLKLTAMMAALVLAGCSTTKPPEQVAVDTPTQYKEAAALDGSWKVAQPADAADRGAWWSVFGDAELSKLITDATQSSPTLVMALARVKEARATAGLADADRAFQLGAAFGPTRQGTATSTSTQWQAQLGASYEVDLFGRLSDSSRAARLDAEGQEAAYRSVLLALQADVAQQYFAIRSLDSELDVLQQTIKLRQENLRLVQHRYDAGDTSELDVAQAQTELSVTQAEQEGVSRSRAQRDHALAILLGKAPAQFTLATAPLQPVTVSVPPGLPSDLLERRPDIAQAQRQLAAASARIGVAKAGFFPSLVLTASGGFASDALHNLFQWSSRSWLLGPVLGSVLNMPLLDGGRNKANLAKADANYESVVANYRQQVLVGFQDVEDNLSALRTLDNQIRFQEDAVKSAQLAARLADSRYRNGSTSYFEVIDAQRSSLSAQRAKSQSVGQRAVAAVGLIRALGGGWNAPGATSAVAPVATAAATSPALALAR, from the coding sequence ATGAAAAGCTTTAATCTGAAACTGACTGCAATGATGGCGGCGCTGGTGCTGGCCGGTTGCTCCACCACTAAACCGCCGGAACAGGTGGCAGTCGATACGCCGACCCAATACAAGGAAGCAGCCGCGCTGGATGGCAGCTGGAAGGTAGCCCAGCCTGCTGATGCCGCCGACCGTGGCGCCTGGTGGTCGGTGTTTGGCGATGCTGAACTCAGCAAGTTGATTACCGACGCCACCCAGTCCAGCCCGACCCTGGTGATGGCCTTGGCGCGCGTCAAGGAAGCACGCGCCACTGCCGGCCTGGCCGACGCCGACCGCGCCTTCCAGCTCGGCGCCGCCTTCGGCCCGACCCGCCAGGGTACGGCCACCTCCACGTCCACTCAGTGGCAGGCGCAATTGGGCGCTTCCTATGAGGTCGACCTGTTCGGCCGCCTGTCGGACAGCAGCCGCGCTGCGCGTCTTGACGCCGAAGGCCAGGAAGCCGCCTATCGCTCAGTGCTGCTGGCGCTGCAGGCAGATGTCGCCCAGCAGTATTTTGCGATCCGCTCGCTCGATTCGGAGCTAGATGTGCTGCAGCAAACCATTAAGCTACGCCAGGAAAACCTGCGGCTGGTGCAACATCGCTACGATGCCGGCGACACCAGCGAACTGGATGTGGCGCAAGCCCAGACTGAACTGTCGGTGACCCAGGCCGAACAGGAAGGCGTCAGCCGCAGCCGCGCCCAACGCGACCATGCGCTGGCGATCCTGCTCGGCAAGGCGCCGGCTCAGTTCACGCTGGCCACTGCGCCACTGCAGCCGGTAACGGTCAGCGTGCCGCCTGGCCTGCCCTCCGACCTGTTGGAACGGCGTCCGGACATCGCCCAGGCGCAGCGCCAGCTGGCTGCGGCCAGCGCCCGCATCGGCGTCGCCAAGGCCGGATTCTTCCCGAGCCTGGTGCTAACCGCTTCGGGTGGCTTTGCTTCGGATGCGTTGCACAACCTGTTTCAGTGGTCCAGCCGCAGCTGGCTGCTGGGGCCGGTGCTTGGCTCCGTGCTCAACATGCCGTTGCTGGATGGCGGCCGCAACAAGGCCAACCTGGCCAAGGCAGACGCCAACTATGAATCGGTGGTGGCCAACTACCGGCAACAAGTGCTGGTCGGTTTCCAGGATGTTGAGGATAATCTGAGCGCGTTGCGCACACTGGATAACCAGATCCGTTTCCAGGAAGACGCCGTCAAGTCGGCGCAACTGGCTGCGCGCCTGGCCGACTCACGCTATCGGAATGGCTCTACCAGCTATTTCGAGGTGATCGATGCGCAACGTTCCAGCTTGTCCGCGCAGCGCGCCAAGAGCCAGAGCGTCGGCCAGCGCGCGGTGGCGGCAGTCGGCCTGATTCGGGCCTTGGGCGGCGGCTGGAATGCACCTGGCGCTACCTCTGCAGTTGCACCTGTCGCAACTGCCGCCGCAACATCGCCGGCACTGGCGCTGGCCAGGTAA